A DNA window from Chryseobacterium sp. MEBOG06 contains the following coding sequences:
- a CDS encoding N-acetylmuramoyl-L-alanine amidase, whose protein sequence is MRKTLYIIGLSTFVFSCTSQQNVKKNTYKPKTPVTQAKPTVQTQTSEAQKPKVVSDHGVDFFTTNIADPAKNDNTASYGSIVSAKPAGYKVVKTYFPAIAQNFRQRYLILHYTAIPDDKSITVLTQQAVSAHYLVNNTGDNEIYQLVDENKRAYHAGVSSWRNDKNLNDTSIGIEIVNAGYSTDGAGKRIFAPFSDEQVRKVAALAKDIAARYQISPTNVLAHSDIAPTRKQDPGPMFPWKKLYDEYQLGMWYDEMTKQNFFTIAQADFSTRYSDPSFIFLIQTALQKFGYGLDLSGKWDDGTKKTIEAFQYHFRPQNYDGIMDAETWAILQALNQKYPVK, encoded by the coding sequence ATGCGTAAAACATTATATATCATCGGATTAAGCACATTCGTTTTTTCATGTACTTCCCAGCAAAATGTGAAAAAAAATACTTACAAACCGAAAACCCCGGTAACACAGGCGAAACCGACTGTTCAGACACAGACCTCGGAAGCTCAGAAACCAAAAGTTGTATCTGATCATGGAGTAGACTTTTTTACTACCAATATAGCAGACCCGGCAAAAAATGATAATACAGCAAGCTACGGTTCTATAGTGTCTGCAAAACCGGCAGGATATAAAGTAGTGAAAACTTATTTTCCTGCTATTGCGCAGAATTTCAGACAGCGTTATTTAATATTACATTATACAGCAATTCCGGATGACAAATCTATTACCGTTCTTACTCAGCAGGCGGTAAGCGCTCATTATCTGGTAAACAACACAGGAGATAACGAGATTTACCAGCTTGTGGATGAAAACAAGCGTGCCTACCATGCAGGCGTAAGTTCGTGGAGAAATGATAAGAACCTTAATGATACTTCCATTGGGATTGAAATTGTAAATGCGGGTTATTCTACAGATGGTGCCGGTAAAAGAATATTTGCGCCGTTTAGTGATGAACAGGTGAGAAAAGTAGCTGCATTGGCAAAGGATATTGCTGCAAGATATCAGATTTCGCCAACTAATGTTCTTGCCCATTCAGATATTGCACCTACAAGAAAACAAGATCCGGGACCTATGTTCCCATGGAAAAAGCTCTATGATGAGTATCAGTTGGGAATGTGGTATGATGAAATGACAAAACAGAATTTTTTCACAATTGCACAGGCGGATTTCTCTACCAGGTATAGTGATCCTTCTTTTATCTTCCTTATTCAGACTGCATTGCAGAAATTTGGTTACGGACTGGATCTCAGCGGAAAATGGGATGACGGTACCAAGAAAACTATTGAAGCCTTCCAGTACCATTTCCGTCCACAGAATTATGACGGAATTATGGACGCTGAAACATGGGCAATACTGCAGGCTTTAAATCAAAAATACCCTGTAAAATAA
- a CDS encoding tetratricopeptide repeat protein produces the protein MKLLTPIIFFSVLISQAPLYGQKISDDSLMKIANHEIYNNPDKAINIGKKLLQKEKDLSRSIKIYLLLSTAGTAKRNFDESLQYILKARELVQKTNDPKIQTSFLIAAAMQYQQMELFSKSLETLDEADEYREKLSEDSYLKHFETARSFALRGMIYKSQSNPEIALQEFLIAIKNFEKIKEKNKTYFNQSIIYYNIGYCYLNLNQLENAGTAFIKSMSLADLIKAKSLQAFALKGLAEMNKQKHQNQEALALLVKAETLGNEAGDLTLNEGIYKEMADNYLAMGKAPLYQVYSKKYFETKFKREQNELSSINHAIDVHNTETQKKSEKVITRYNYFITAAIIIGLSVLSIFLYFVVKVRKQNRKYQDEIQKLIRS, from the coding sequence ATGAAATTATTGACCCCTATTATTTTTTTTAGTGTTCTGATTTCTCAGGCTCCTCTCTATGGACAGAAAATTTCTGATGACTCCCTGATGAAGATAGCCAATCACGAAATTTATAATAACCCTGATAAAGCTATAAATATTGGAAAAAAGCTGCTTCAAAAAGAAAAAGATCTGAGTAGATCAATTAAGATTTATCTGCTTCTATCCACAGCAGGAACTGCAAAAAGAAACTTTGATGAATCATTACAGTATATTTTGAAAGCAAGGGAGCTGGTTCAAAAAACAAATGATCCCAAAATACAGACCAGTTTTTTAATTGCAGCGGCTATGCAGTATCAGCAGATGGAACTTTTTAGTAAAAGCCTTGAAACACTGGATGAAGCAGATGAATATCGGGAAAAATTATCTGAGGATTCCTATTTAAAACATTTCGAAACAGCCAGAAGCTTTGCCTTACGGGGAATGATTTATAAGAGCCAGTCTAATCCCGAAATCGCTCTTCAGGAATTTTTGATCGCAATCAAAAATTTTGAAAAAATAAAAGAAAAAAATAAAACCTATTTTAATCAGAGTATCATTTATTATAATATTGGTTATTGCTACCTTAACCTGAATCAGCTTGAAAATGCAGGGACGGCCTTTATAAAATCTATGAGTTTGGCTGATTTGATCAAAGCTAAAAGTCTGCAAGCATTTGCACTAAAAGGCCTGGCAGAGATGAATAAACAAAAACACCAAAATCAGGAAGCTCTCGCACTGCTGGTTAAAGCTGAAACTCTTGGTAACGAAGCTGGAGATCTTACTCTGAATGAGGGGATATATAAAGAAATGGCTGATAACTATCTGGCCATGGGAAAAGCTCCTCTTTATCAGGTGTACAGTAAAAAGTATTTTGAAACGAAATTTAAAAGAGAGCAGAATGAATTAAGTTCCATTAATCATGCGATCGATGTCCATAATACAGAGACACAGAAAAAAAGCGAGAAAGTAATAACCCGGTACAACTATTTTATTACTGCTGCAATTATTATAGGGCTTTCAGTATTGAGTATATTTTTATATTTCGTTGTAAAAGTGAGAAAGCAAAACCGGAAATATCAGGATGAAATTCAAAAGCTTATCAGGTCGTAA
- the aspA gene encoding aspartate ammonia-lyase, with amino-acid sequence MENFRKESDLLGELNVPLDAYYGVQTQRAINNFKISGQLLSSYPDFIRGLAFVKKAAAKTNYELGLLDENLYFKIAEACDEIVEGKYHDQFPVDMIQGGAGTSINMNANEVIANIVLEKLGKNKGEYEFCSPNDHINLSQSTNDAYPTAIKMGLLQMNIGLVERLEKIIEAFRAKGEEFHDVIKMGRTQLQDAVPMTLGQEFEAYAATLEEDISKLNNNAGLFVEVNMGATAIGTGLNAPVGYAVLCAKNLAQITGYPIVSAPNLVEATPDTGSYVIYSSATKRLAVKLSKICNDLRLLSSGPRAGFFEINLPPMQPGSSIMPGKVNPVIPEVVNQVCFKVFGNDLTVTFAAEAGQLQLNVMEPVLSHAIMENINFLCNALDTLRDKCVVGITANKEVCLNMVKHSIGIVTALNPYIGYKQSTQIAKEALETGKSVYNLVLEKGILSQEKLDEILDPKNMLKPHNK; translated from the coding sequence ATGGAAAATTTCAGAAAAGAAAGTGATTTATTAGGCGAACTGAATGTGCCTTTAGATGCTTATTATGGGGTTCAGACACAAAGAGCTATCAACAACTTCAAAATTTCAGGACAGCTTTTGTCTTCATATCCGGATTTTATCAGAGGGTTGGCTTTTGTAAAGAAAGCAGCTGCAAAAACCAATTATGAATTAGGACTTCTGGACGAAAACTTGTATTTCAAAATAGCAGAAGCGTGTGATGAAATTGTAGAAGGAAAATATCATGACCAGTTTCCGGTAGACATGATCCAGGGAGGAGCAGGAACTTCAATCAATATGAATGCGAATGAAGTAATTGCCAATATTGTATTGGAAAAATTAGGGAAAAATAAAGGAGAATACGAATTCTGCTCACCTAATGACCATATCAACCTTTCTCAGTCTACAAACGATGCTTATCCAACAGCAATCAAAATGGGATTGTTGCAGATGAATATCGGACTTGTAGAAAGACTGGAGAAAATTATTGAAGCTTTCCGCGCGAAAGGAGAGGAGTTTCATGATGTTATTAAAATGGGACGTACGCAGCTTCAGGATGCCGTACCAATGACATTGGGACAAGAGTTTGAAGCCTATGCAGCCACTTTGGAAGAGGATATCTCCAAACTGAATAACAACGCAGGTCTTTTTGTAGAAGTTAATATGGGGGCAACCGCTATTGGAACAGGATTAAATGCTCCGGTAGGCTATGCTGTACTTTGTGCTAAAAACCTGGCTCAGATTACAGGCTACCCTATTGTTTCAGCACCCAACTTGGTAGAAGCTACGCCAGATACAGGATCTTATGTAATTTACTCTTCCGCTACAAAGCGTCTTGCCGTGAAACTATCAAAAATCTGTAACGATTTAAGATTACTTTCATCAGGACCTAGAGCAGGTTTCTTTGAGATCAATCTTCCTCCAATGCAGCCAGGATCATCCATTATGCCTGGTAAAGTAAATCCGGTGATTCCAGAAGTAGTGAATCAGGTTTGTTTCAAAGTATTCGGAAATGATCTTACAGTGACTTTTGCAGCAGAAGCAGGACAACTACAGCTTAACGTAATGGAGCCGGTACTTTCTCATGCAATCATGGAAAATATCAACTTCCTTTGCAATGCATTAGATACCCTTCGTGACAAATGTGTAGTAGGCATTACTGCCAATAAAGAAGTTTGCCTGAATATGGTGAAACACAGTATTGGTATTGTTACAGCACTTAACCCATATATCGGTTACAAACAATCTACACAGATTGCTAAAGAAGCATTAGAAACCGGGAAAAGCGTTTACAACCTTGTTCTGGAGAAAGGAATTCTTTCTCAGGAGAAGCTTGATGAGATTCTTGATCCGAAAAACATGCTGAAACCGCATAATAAATAA
- a CDS encoding 5'-nucleotidase, lipoprotein e(P4) family, producing the protein MKNFNIIIASCLLVLTVSCKTTAPVSTASVQEAPYQNLGHHGKIYAAFYQQRAAEYEALCLQAYNIAKFRLDEALAQKSEKPLAIVSDIDETFLDNSYYAVERSKMGKDYDQKTWEEWTAKGIAKPLTGSQEFYQYAASKGIQVFYVTNRIEQERAGTLKNLKKYNFPIQSDTNLILRSKESSKENRRKDIAKNYNIVLLLGDNLADFADIFDKKSETERSAAVKNSAKDFGKKFIIIPNVGYGDWESSFYNYKYDYTNQQKDSMMYDAVKSTP; encoded by the coding sequence ATGAAAAATTTTAACATCATTATTGCTAGCTGTTTACTTGTTTTGACTGTCTCATGCAAAACAACAGCTCCGGTTTCAACAGCTTCTGTTCAGGAGGCTCCTTATCAAAACCTTGGTCATCACGGAAAAATATATGCTGCATTTTATCAGCAGAGAGCGGCTGAATATGAAGCGCTTTGCTTACAGGCATATAATATTGCGAAATTCCGTTTGGATGAAGCTTTAGCACAGAAATCAGAGAAGCCTTTAGCCATTGTTTCAGATATTGATGAGACCTTTCTGGACAATTCTTATTATGCTGTGGAACGTTCAAAAATGGGTAAAGATTATGATCAGAAGACATGGGAAGAATGGACTGCCAAAGGAATTGCAAAACCACTTACAGGTTCCCAGGAGTTCTATCAATATGCTGCCAGCAAAGGTATTCAGGTTTTTTATGTTACCAACCGTATAGAACAGGAACGTGCGGGAACACTAAAAAATTTAAAAAAGTATAATTTCCCTATTCAGAGCGATACCAACCTTATACTTCGATCTAAGGAAAGCAGCAAAGAGAACCGAAGAAAGGATATTGCTAAAAATTACAATATTGTATTACTGCTAGGTGATAATCTCGCGGATTTTGCGGATATTTTTGATAAAAAATCAGAAACAGAAAGGTCAGCGGCAGTGAAAAATTCAGCAAAAGATTTCGGTAAAAAATTCATTATCATTCCGAATGTTGGTTATGGTGACTGGGAATCTTCATTTTATAATTACAAATACGATTACACAAATCAGCAGAAAGACTCGATGATGTATGATGCAGTGAAATCTACTCCTTAA